In one Denitratisoma sp. genomic region, the following are encoded:
- a CDS encoding STAS domain-containing protein has protein sequence MEISVQNTNGRCAVALGGELTIYAAAELKEGLIGAVGACAEMEINLSAVSDIDTAGLQVLVLAKRHAAAANKTLQLVGHSRPVMELIELYDMAALFGDPVVIPAQEPGRTANGGKA, from the coding sequence ATGGAGATCAGCGTGCAGAACACGAACGGCCGGTGCGCGGTGGCGCTCGGCGGCGAACTCACGATCTACGCTGCCGCCGAACTGAAGGAAGGCCTGATCGGCGCCGTCGGCGCATGCGCCGAAATGGAGATCAACCTTTCGGCCGTATCGGACATCGACACGGCCGGCCTGCAGGTGCTGGTGCTGGCCAAGCGCCACGCCGCCGCCGCGAACAAGACATTGCAGCTCGTCGGTCACAGCCGCCCGGTGATGGAACTGATCGAACTATATGACATGGCGGCCCTGTTCGGCGATCCGGTGGTGATCCCGGCGCAGGAACCGGGCCGCACCGCGAATGGAGGCAAGGCATGA
- a CDS encoding response regulator transcription factor, which yields MRLLIVEDSRPVSERLRTIMASLPGVQAEVAGDLRQGTERFRELKPEMVILDVQLPDGSGLDLLETIKHERPTTRVLMFSNYALYRKRCVAGGADYFFDKPMDLESLTATVRRLAEVEA from the coding sequence ATGAGATTGCTGATAGTTGAGGATTCGCGGCCGGTGAGCGAACGGCTGCGCACCATCATGGCGAGCCTGCCCGGCGTGCAGGCCGAGGTGGCGGGAGATCTGCGCCAGGGCACCGAGCGATTCCGCGAGCTGAAACCGGAAATGGTGATCCTCGACGTCCAGTTGCCGGATGGCAGCGGACTGGATCTGCTGGAGACGATCAAGCACGAGCGGCCGACGACCCGCGTGCTGATGTTCAGCAACTACGCGCTGTATCGCAAGCGCTGCGTGGCGGGCGGGGCGGATTACTTCTTCGACAAACCGATGGATCTGGAAAGCCTGACGGCGACCGTCAGGCGATTGGCGGAGGTGGAAGCATGA
- a CDS encoding protein-glutamate O-methyltransferase CheR, whose amino-acid sequence MASNERKEAGFRLLDSEFSQFQGLLYRLAGISLSPAKKALVCGRLAKRIKHHRLDSYGDYFQLLTSGREPQELQIAIDLLTTNETYFFREPKHFEFLRSRILPARRPGSAFRVWSAACSSGEEPYSIAMLLADCLREAPWEIVASDISTRVLERARNGHYAMERTEHIPQDYLRAYCLKGVGRQEGFFMIDKRLRGKIDFRQVNLNEQLPRLGEFDVVFLRNVMIYFDVETKRKVVQRLMAAIKPGGHLLIGHSESLNGVCDDLQVVAPSIYRKP is encoded by the coding sequence ATGGCTTCGAATGAAAGAAAGGAGGCGGGATTCCGCCTCCTCGACAGTGAGTTCTCGCAGTTCCAGGGCCTACTCTACCGCCTGGCGGGCATCAGCCTGTCGCCGGCCAAGAAGGCCCTGGTCTGCGGCCGGCTGGCCAAGCGCATCAAGCACCACCGGCTCGACAGCTACGGCGACTATTTCCAGCTGCTCACCAGCGGTCGCGAGCCGCAGGAGCTGCAGATCGCCATCGACCTGCTCACCACCAACGAAACCTATTTTTTCCGCGAGCCGAAGCATTTCGAGTTCCTGCGCTCGCGCATCCTGCCGGCGCGGCGGCCCGGCAGCGCCTTCCGCGTCTGGAGCGCGGCCTGCTCGAGCGGCGAGGAGCCCTACAGCATCGCCATGCTGCTGGCCGATTGCCTGCGCGAAGCGCCCTGGGAGATCGTCGCCTCGGACATCAGCACGCGCGTCCTGGAGCGTGCCCGGAACGGGCATTACGCGATGGAGCGGACGGAGCACATTCCGCAGGATTACCTGCGGGCCTATTGCCTGAAGGGCGTCGGGCGGCAGGAGGGCTTCTTCATGATCGACAAGCGGTTGCGGGGCAAGATCGACTTCAGGCAGGTCAACCTGAACGAGCAGCTGCCCCGGCTGGGCGAGTTCGACGTGGTCTTCCTGCGCAACGTGATGATCTATTTCGACGTCGAGACCAAGCGCAAGGTGGTGCAGCGCCTGATGGCGGCGATCAAGCCGGGCGGCCACCTCCTGATCGGCCACTCGGAAAGCCTCAACGGCGTCTGCGACGACCTGCAGGTGGTGGCGCCGTCGATCTACCGCAAGCCATGA
- a CDS encoding chemotaxis protein CheA: protein MNLEAALQTFIVESRELLLSMEDSLLELERHPDDADAMNATFRAIHTIKGSAGLFGLDDIVRFTHVVESLLDRARNNEVPVNDTLTALMLECGDHIGHLVGTAAGDQPADPAAMEARQAALLERLGKFSPAGVPEVAQAIEPPVEQEASLARDGGEPVGNGAWHISLRFGRDVLRNGMDPASFLRYLTTLGDVVSTTTLCDAMPEAAEMDPESCYLGFEIDLRSEASKETIEGAFEFVREDCQIRILPPNSRIGEFVQLIAALPEDNDRIGEILVASGAVTQAELAHALAEQQQAAGGKPRVGEILVEENVVQEAVVQAALDKQKQIKDKRATENRFIRVDADKLEELINQVGEMVIAGASATLLARRTADGALHEAMSLMGRLVEEIRDSALSLRMVEIGETFNRFQRVVRDVSRELGKEIALAISGGETELDKTVVEKITDPLTHLVRNSIDHGIEPAEVRASRGKPAGGTIRLNAFHESGSIVIEVADDGGGLNRDKILGKAIEKGIVAPTQTLADHEIYNLVFEPGFSTAEQVTNLSGRGVGMDVVRRNIEALRGSIDLDSRPGEGTTFRIRLPLTLAIIDGFLIEVGESSLVVPLDMVVECLELSEADRQSAETRRYLNLRGEVLPFIRLRELLAIEGEPARRENVVVVQFGGQKAGLVVDQLLGEFQTVIKPLGQVFRHLRGISGSTILGSGEVALILDVPALVQQAASRENEQTASVMQSVRPGMAPTAIL, encoded by the coding sequence ATGAACCTCGAAGCCGCATTGCAGACCTTCATCGTCGAAAGCCGGGAGCTGCTCCTGAGCATGGAGGATTCCCTGCTGGAACTGGAGCGGCACCCCGACGATGCCGACGCGATGAACGCCACCTTCCGCGCCATCCACACCATCAAGGGCTCGGCCGGGCTGTTCGGGCTCGACGACATCGTCCGCTTCACCCACGTGGTGGAAAGCCTGCTCGACCGCGCCCGCAACAACGAAGTGCCGGTGAACGACACCCTGACCGCGCTGATGCTGGAGTGCGGCGACCATATCGGCCATCTGGTCGGCACCGCCGCAGGCGACCAGCCGGCCGACCCGGCGGCGATGGAAGCGCGCCAGGCGGCCCTGCTCGAACGTCTCGGCAAGTTCTCCCCGGCCGGCGTGCCCGAGGTCGCGCAGGCCATCGAGCCGCCGGTCGAGCAGGAGGCCAGCCTGGCCCGGGACGGGGGCGAGCCGGTCGGCAACGGCGCCTGGCACATCTCCCTGCGCTTCGGTCGCGATGTCCTGCGCAACGGCATGGACCCGGCCTCGTTCCTGCGCTACCTGACCACGCTGGGCGACGTCGTCAGCACGACGACCCTGTGCGATGCCATGCCCGAGGCCGCCGAAATGGACCCCGAGTCCTGCTACCTGGGCTTCGAGATCGACCTCAGGAGCGAAGCCAGCAAGGAAACGATCGAGGGCGCCTTCGAATTCGTGCGCGAGGATTGCCAGATCCGCATCCTGCCGCCGAACAGCCGGATCGGGGAATTCGTCCAGCTGATCGCCGCCCTGCCGGAAGACAACGACCGCATCGGCGAAATTCTCGTTGCCAGCGGCGCCGTCACGCAGGCCGAACTGGCGCATGCGCTGGCGGAGCAGCAGCAGGCGGCCGGCGGCAAGCCGCGCGTCGGCGAGATCCTCGTCGAGGAGAACGTCGTGCAGGAGGCCGTGGTCCAGGCGGCGCTCGACAAGCAGAAGCAGATCAAGGACAAGCGTGCCACCGAGAATCGCTTCATCCGGGTCGACGCCGACAAGCTGGAGGAATTGATCAACCAGGTCGGCGAGATGGTGATCGCCGGCGCCTCGGCGACGCTGCTCGCCCGGCGCACGGCCGACGGCGCCTTGCACGAGGCCATGTCGCTGATGGGGCGGCTGGTCGAGGAGATCCGCGACAGCGCGCTGAGCCTGCGCATGGTCGAGATCGGCGAGACCTTCAATCGCTTCCAGCGCGTCGTGCGCGATGTCAGCCGGGAACTGGGCAAGGAGATTGCCCTGGCGATCAGCGGCGGCGAGACCGAACTGGACAAGACCGTCGTCGAGAAGATCACCGATCCGCTCACGCATCTCGTGCGCAATTCCATCGATCACGGCATCGAGCCGGCTGAGGTGCGCGCGTCGCGCGGCAAGCCGGCCGGCGGCACCATCCGCCTCAACGCCTTCCACGAATCGGGCAGCATCGTCATCGAGGTTGCGGACGACGGCGGCGGATTGAACCGCGACAAGATCCTCGGCAAGGCGATCGAGAAGGGCATCGTCGCCCCGACGCAGACGCTGGCCGACCATGAAATCTACAACCTGGTCTTCGAACCCGGCTTTTCCACCGCGGAGCAGGTGACCAACCTGTCCGGACGCGGCGTCGGCATGGATGTCGTCCGCCGCAACATCGAGGCCCTGCGCGGCAGCATCGATCTCGACAGCCGCCCGGGCGAGGGCACCACCTTCCGCATTCGCCTGCCGCTGACGCTGGCCATCATCGACGGCTTCCTGATCGAGGTGGGCGAATCCTCCCTCGTCGTTCCGCTCGACATGGTGGTCGAGTGCCTCGAGCTGTCCGAGGCGGACCGGCAGTCGGCCGAGACGCGCCGCTACCTGAACCTGCGCGGCGAAGTGCTGCCCTTCATCCGCCTGCGCGAACTGCTGGCGATCGAGGGCGAGCCGGCGCGGCGGGAGAACGTCGTCGTCGTGCAGTTCGGCGGCCAGAAGGCCGGACTGGTGGTCGACCAGCTTTTAGGCGAGTTCCAGACGGTGATCAAGCCGCTGGGGCAGGTTTTCCGCCACCTGCGCGGCATTTCCGGATCGACGATCCTGGGAAGCGGCGAAGTGGCATTGATTCTGGATGTGCCGGCACTCGTTCAGCAGGCGGCGAGCCGGGAAAACGAACAAACCGCCAGCGTCATGCAATCCGTCCGGCCAGGAATGGCCCCAACTGCAATCTTGTAA
- a CDS encoding chemotaxis protein CheW, with amino-acid sequence MGALVKAGQQLPAEQQAAAEQQQYLTFVLGGEMFAIGILCVKEIIEYGDLTVVPMMPECIRGVINLRGAVVPVVDLACRFGRRSTDLTRRTCIVIVEVEGEGERQDIGVIVDAVSEVLEIQSSQIEPAPAFGARIRTDFIHGMGKLDGKFVIILNVNKVLSLDDLALLGQMVGQESADALTAAA; translated from the coding sequence ATGGGTGCTTTGGTCAAAGCCGGACAGCAGCTGCCTGCGGAGCAGCAGGCAGCTGCCGAGCAACAGCAGTACCTGACCTTCGTGCTGGGCGGCGAGATGTTCGCGATCGGCATTCTCTGTGTGAAGGAGATCATCGAGTACGGCGATCTCACGGTGGTGCCGATGATGCCGGAGTGCATTCGCGGGGTCATCAACCTGCGCGGCGCGGTGGTGCCGGTGGTCGATCTCGCCTGCCGTTTCGGCAGGCGTTCGACGGATCTCACCCGCCGCACCTGCATCGTCATCGTGGAGGTGGAAGGCGAGGGCGAGCGGCAGGACATCGGCGTGATCGTCGATGCGGTGAGCGAGGTGCTGGAAATCCAGTCCAGCCAGATCGAGCCGGCGCCGGCGTTCGGTGCCCGCATCCGCACCGACTTCATCCACGGCATGGGCAAGCTCGACGGCAAGTTCGTCATCATCTTGAACGTCAACAAGGTGCTGTCCCTCGACGACCTGGCCCTGCTCGGCCAGATGGTCGGGCAGGAATCCGCCGATGCCCTGACCGCCGCCGCCTGA
- a CDS encoding chemotaxis protein CheD, translating into MRKPPHVIEVFLQPGEWYFGDRQTRMRTLLGSCVSITLWHPGLLIGGMCHYMLPERAARRQSSPDGKYADEAFWLLLREIEKSGTALHEYEVKMFGGGNMFPSQKRCRQDHIGQKNAAFGRQLLHSHGVRAKASDLGGIGHRTVVFDIWSGHVWVKKFSQNVAAACGDCEIRDACFDPGRSEPARGTVNA; encoded by the coding sequence ATGAGAAAGCCGCCCCACGTCATCGAGGTGTTCCTGCAGCCGGGGGAGTGGTATTTCGGCGACCGGCAGACGCGGATGCGCACGCTGCTCGGCTCCTGCGTCTCGATCACCTTGTGGCATCCCGGGCTGCTCATCGGCGGCATGTGCCATTACATGCTGCCGGAACGCGCCGCCCGCCGCCAGTCCAGCCCGGACGGGAAATACGCGGACGAGGCGTTCTGGCTGCTGCTGCGCGAAATCGAGAAAAGCGGCACGGCGCTGCACGAGTACGAGGTAAAGATGTTCGGCGGCGGCAACATGTTCCCGTCCCAGAAACGCTGTCGGCAGGACCACATCGGCCAGAAGAATGCCGCCTTCGGCAGGCAGCTGCTGCACAGCCATGGCGTGCGGGCGAAAGCGTCCGACCTGGGCGGCATCGGCCATCGCACGGTGGTCTTCGACATCTGGAGCGGGCATGTCTGGGTGAAGAAGTTTTCGCAGAACGTGGCGGCGGCGTGCGGCGACTGCGAGATTCGCGATGCGTGCTTCGATCCCGGCCGGAGCGAACCTGCGCGGGGAACGGTGAATGCTTAA
- a CDS encoding methyl-accepting chemotaxis protein, protein MTDKNVPAMSEAGLPWLHAPAVAVLGGILLLAAGDGGGIRVALATLLVVAGVVAGRLSLAACRRHVRQVLEQAEAEHRAEAAARAAERRGDGLDALCRSVLPVWARQIDAARRQTEDAITSLSGRFAGIAEKLEAAEAASRDAAGGMGSGGMVATLEASRTELEAITRSLHKALENKREMLREIACLAGFTGELKQMAADVGSIAGQTNLLALNAAIEAARAGEAGRGFAVVADAVRKLSTQSGETGKRITEKVDAVNAAIAATLDAADQTAKLDETTIRGADSAVAGILGRFSTAADALGTSSEILQRESTGIRGEVTDVLVSLQFQDRVSQMLVHIQNDLEKLGQQVSASGGGNAAFDVEGWLNQLANTYTMVEQHAVHAGGQDARPQESEITFF, encoded by the coding sequence ATGACGGACAAGAATGTTCCGGCAATGAGCGAGGCGGGCCTGCCGTGGCTGCATGCGCCCGCAGTCGCGGTGCTGGGCGGGATCCTGCTGCTCGCCGCGGGGGACGGCGGCGGCATCCGCGTCGCGCTGGCGACGCTGCTGGTGGTGGCCGGCGTCGTGGCGGGCCGTTTATCCCTGGCCGCCTGCCGGCGGCATGTCCGACAGGTCCTGGAGCAGGCGGAGGCGGAGCACCGGGCCGAGGCGGCCGCCAGGGCGGCCGAACGCCGCGGGGACGGACTGGATGCGCTGTGTCGAAGCGTCCTGCCCGTGTGGGCGCGGCAGATCGATGCCGCGCGCAGGCAGACCGAGGACGCGATCACGTCATTGTCCGGACGCTTCGCGGGCATCGCCGAGAAGCTCGAGGCGGCCGAGGCGGCCTCGCGCGATGCCGCCGGCGGCATGGGCAGCGGCGGCATGGTGGCGACGCTGGAGGCCAGCCGGACCGAACTGGAGGCCATCACGCGCTCCCTGCACAAGGCCCTCGAGAACAAGCGGGAGATGCTGCGCGAGATTGCCTGCCTGGCGGGGTTCACCGGCGAACTGAAGCAGATGGCGGCCGACGTCGGCAGCATCGCCGGCCAGACCAATCTGCTGGCGCTGAATGCCGCCATCGAGGCGGCACGGGCGGGCGAAGCCGGGCGCGGCTTCGCCGTGGTCGCCGACGCCGTGCGCAAGCTGTCGACCCAATCCGGCGAGACCGGCAAGCGGATCACCGAAAAGGTCGATGCGGTCAATGCCGCGATCGCCGCCACGCTGGATGCGGCGGACCAGACGGCGAAGCTCGACGAGACGACCATCCGGGGCGCCGATTCGGCGGTGGCGGGCATCCTCGGGCGGTTCTCCACGGCGGCGGATGCGCTGGGAACGTCGTCGGAGATCCTGCAGCGGGAAAGCACCGGCATCCGCGGCGAGGTGACCGACGTGCTCGTTTCGCTGCAGTTCCAGGACCGCGTCAGCCAGATGCTCGTGCACATCCAGAACGACCTGGAAAAGCTCGGCCAGCAGGTTTCCGCATCGGGCGGCGGGAACGCAGCCTTCGATGTCGAAGGCTGGCTGAACCAGCTGGCGAACACCTACACCATGGTCGAGCAGCATGCCGTCCATGCCGGCGGCCAGGATGCGCGGCCGCAGGAATCCGAAATCACCTTCTTCTGA
- a CDS encoding response regulator — MAKTILVVDDSSSLRQVVGIALKGAGYDVIEACDGKDALGKIAGQKVHLIISDVNMPNMDGITFVKEVKKIPEHKFVPIIMLTTESQEAKKQEGQAAGAKAWVVKPFQPAQMLTAVSKLVMP; from the coding sequence ATGGCAAAGACGATTCTCGTGGTGGACGATTCCAGTTCGCTGCGCCAGGTCGTGGGCATCGCCCTGAAAGGGGCGGGCTACGACGTGATCGAGGCCTGCGACGGCAAGGATGCGCTCGGCAAGATTGCCGGCCAGAAAGTGCATCTCATCATCAGCGACGTGAACATGCCGAACATGGACGGCATCACCTTCGTCAAGGAGGTGAAGAAGATCCCGGAGCACAAATTCGTGCCGATCATCATGCTGACGACCGAATCGCAGGAAGCCAAGAAGCAGGAAGGACAGGCCGCCGGCGCCAAGGCCTGGGTGGTCAAGCCATTCCAGCCGGCGCAGATGCTGACCGCGGTTTCCAAGCTGGTGATGCCCTGA
- a CDS encoding nitrate- and nitrite sensing domain-containing protein, whose protein sequence is MKMKLLSNMRISRKLVLMLAIPLAALLYFAVAGMSEKAAAKDDMARLEQLAQLAVKVGNVAHEMQKERGMSAGFIGSKGEKFATELSLQRPATDRSIGEMEAQLKEFDLSAFAGLKEDLEAGRGGLAQLKGKREAVSALDIAGAEAVSYYTKTIGAFLVAAGRIGTLSKNGTAAVGASAYANLLQAKERNGVERALLTNAFAANRFEPGAFNRFLANSAQQQAYLAVFQSFADAGQKEFFMKKMAAREVADVDAMKAVAIERASVGNFGVEADRWFKTMTSKIDLLKEVEDRLAGDLIATSGKLKSEASIAMMAFTVIAAVALFLSALLAFLIVRGITRPLNEAVSVANRLAEGDLAVRIEVTSRDETGKLLEAMKNMVEKLSQIITEVRSAADNLSSASEEVSATAQSLSQGSSEQAASVEEASASIEQMSASISQNTENAKVTDGMASKAAKEAGEGGEAVGQTVSAMKSIAEKIGIIDDIAYQTNLLALNAAIEAARAGEHGKGFAVVAAEVRKLAERSQVAAQEIGEVAKGSVALAEKAGKLLDEIVPSIRKTSDLVQEITAASEEQSAGVGQINTAMSQLNQTTQQNASASEELAATAEEMSSQAEQLQQVMSFFKTGEPASARTAKAARREGGKLKVGDFAMVA, encoded by the coding sequence ATGAAGATGAAACTCTTAAGCAATATGCGTATCAGCCGCAAGCTCGTGCTGATGCTGGCCATCCCGCTGGCTGCCTTGCTCTATTTCGCCGTTGCGGGAATGAGCGAGAAGGCGGCTGCCAAGGATGACATGGCGCGGCTCGAGCAGCTCGCGCAACTCGCCGTAAAAGTCGGCAATGTCGCACATGAAATGCAGAAGGAGCGCGGCATGTCGGCCGGTTTCATCGGCAGCAAGGGCGAGAAATTCGCAACCGAGCTGTCATTGCAACGGCCGGCGACGGACCGGAGCATCGGCGAGATGGAAGCCCAGCTGAAGGAATTCGATTTGTCCGCCTTTGCCGGGCTGAAAGAGGATCTCGAGGCGGGAAGAGGCGGGCTTGCCCAGCTCAAGGGCAAGCGCGAGGCGGTCAGTGCGCTGGACATTGCCGGCGCCGAGGCGGTCTCCTACTACACCAAAACAATCGGCGCCTTCCTCGTCGCGGCAGGAAGAATCGGCACGCTGAGCAAGAACGGCACTGCAGCGGTCGGCGCTTCGGCCTATGCCAATCTGCTTCAGGCCAAGGAGCGCAACGGCGTCGAGCGCGCATTGCTGACCAATGCCTTCGCCGCAAACCGGTTCGAGCCGGGCGCCTTCAACAGGTTTCTTGCCAACAGTGCGCAGCAACAGGCTTATCTGGCGGTATTCCAGTCGTTCGCCGACGCCGGGCAGAAGGAGTTCTTCATGAAGAAGATGGCCGCCAGGGAGGTGGCGGATGTCGACGCCATGAAGGCGGTGGCCATCGAGCGGGCGAGCGTGGGGAACTTCGGCGTCGAAGCCGACCGCTGGTTCAAGACGATGACGTCAAAAATCGACCTGCTGAAGGAAGTCGAGGATCGTCTTGCGGGAGACCTGATCGCAACCTCCGGCAAGCTGAAAAGCGAGGCTAGCATCGCCATGATGGCGTTCACGGTCATCGCGGCGGTTGCCCTGTTTCTCTCGGCGTTGCTGGCCTTCCTGATCGTACGCGGCATCACCCGGCCGCTGAACGAGGCGGTCTCGGTGGCCAACCGGCTGGCCGAGGGCGACCTGGCGGTTCGCATCGAGGTCACCTCGCGCGACGAGACCGGCAAGCTGCTGGAGGCGATGAAGAACATGGTCGAGAAGCTCTCGCAGATCATCACCGAGGTGCGCAGCGCGGCCGACAACCTGTCGAGCGCCTCGGAAGAGGTCAGCGCGACGGCGCAGTCGCTGAGCCAGGGCTCGAGCGAGCAGGCCGCCAGCGTCGAGGAGGCCAGCGCCTCGATCGAGCAGATGAGCGCCTCGATCAGCCAGAACACCGAGAACGCCAAGGTGACCGACGGCATGGCCTCGAAGGCCGCCAAGGAGGCCGGCGAGGGCGGCGAAGCCGTCGGCCAGACCGTCTCGGCGATGAAGAGCATCGCCGAGAAGATCGGCATCATCGACGACATCGCCTACCAGACCAACCTGCTGGCGCTGAATGCCGCCATCGAGGCGGCGCGTGCCGGCGAGCACGGCAAGGGCTTCGCCGTCGTCGCCGCCGAGGTGAGGAAGCTGGCCGAGCGCAGCCAGGTCGCCGCGCAGGAGATCGGCGAGGTGGCCAAGGGCAGCGTCGCCCTGGCCGAGAAGGCCGGCAAGCTGCTCGACGAGATCGTGCCGTCGATTCGCAAGACCTCCGACCTGGTGCAGGAGATCACCGCCGCCTCCGAGGAACAGTCCGCCGGCGTCGGCCAGATCAACACCGCCATGAGCCAGCTCAACCAGACCACGCAGCAGAACGCCTCCGCCTCGGAGGAGCTGGCGGCCACCGCCGAGGAGATGAGCAGCCAGGCCGAGCAGCTGCAGCAGGTCATGTCGTTCTTCAAGACCGGCGAACCGGCGTCCGCGCGCACGGCGAAGGCTGCGCGCAGGGAAGGCGGCAAGCTCAAGGTCGGCGATTTCGCCATGGTGGCCTGA
- a CDS encoding methyl-accepting chemotaxis protein: MFSNMKIGVRLALGFGIVVALLVAIAVIGVTRLANLNASMENITKNMWPKVLLLQDGLAGVNEIGLSARDMLLAEDKGGQQRAKERILAARVSIAKAWDTLKPTLAHPKGKEMFEQILQARERYIGTQNQIIKFVEDGKVEEGRAFLDSGFRPAATEYRLRVNDLVKFQGDLMTELGEAASAEYQQARTLTLSMAIAAFLFAFGIAFWIVRSITRPLNEAVSVANRLAEGDMAVRIEVTSRDETGKLLEAMKNMVEKLSQIITEVRSAADNLSSASEEVSATAQSLSQGSSEQAASVEETSASIEQMSASISQNTENAKVTDGMASKAAKEAGEGGEAVGQTVSAMKSIAEKIGIIDDIAYQTNLLALNAAIEAARAGEHGKGFAVVAAEVRKLAERSQVAAQEIGEVAKGSVALAEKAGKLLDEIVPSIRKTSDLVQEITAASEEQSAGVGQINTAMSQLNQTTQQNASASEELAATAEEMSSQAEQLQQTMSFFKTGSAPAGRAVAARKEGSKLKTKIAHIKDSGARLASSLAEPVPGEAEFVKF, from the coding sequence ATGTTTAGCAACATGAAGATAGGAGTGCGACTTGCGCTGGGCTTCGGCATCGTGGTGGCCCTCCTCGTCGCCATCGCCGTGATCGGCGTGACGCGCCTGGCCAATCTCAACGCCTCGATGGAGAACATCACGAAGAACATGTGGCCGAAGGTGCTGCTGCTGCAGGACGGCCTGGCCGGCGTGAACGAAATCGGGCTCAGCGCGCGCGACATGCTGCTGGCCGAGGACAAGGGCGGCCAGCAGCGCGCCAAGGAGCGCATCCTCGCGGCGCGCGTCAGCATCGCCAAGGCCTGGGATACGCTCAAGCCGACGCTGGCGCATCCGAAGGGCAAGGAGATGTTCGAGCAGATCCTGCAGGCACGCGAGCGCTACATCGGCACGCAGAACCAGATCATCAAGTTCGTCGAGGACGGCAAGGTCGAGGAAGGCCGCGCCTTCCTGGATTCCGGCTTCCGCCCGGCGGCGACCGAGTACCGCCTGCGGGTCAACGACCTCGTCAAGTTCCAGGGCGACCTGATGACCGAACTGGGCGAAGCGGCTTCGGCGGAATACCAGCAGGCCCGCACGCTGACGCTGTCGATGGCCATTGCCGCCTTCCTGTTCGCCTTCGGCATCGCCTTCTGGATCGTGCGCAGCATCACCCGGCCCCTCAATGAGGCGGTCTCGGTGGCCAATCGTCTCGCCGAAGGCGACATGGCGGTGCGCATCGAGGTCACCTCGCGCGACGAGACCGGCAAGCTGTTGGAGGCGATGAAGAACATGGTCGAGAAGCTCTCGCAGATCATCACCGAGGTGCGCAGCGCGGCGGACAACCTGTCGAGCGCCTCGGAAGAGGTCAGCGCGACGGCGCAGTCGCTGAGCCAGGGCTCGAGCGAGCAGGCCGCCAGCGTCGAGGAGACCAGCGCCTCGATCGAGCAGATGAGCGCCTCGATCAGCCAGAACACCGAGAACGCCAAGGTGACCGACGGCATGGCCTCGAAGGCCGCCAAGGAGGCCGGCGAGGGCGGCGAAGCCGTCGGCCAGACCGTCTCGGCGATGAAGAGCATCGCCGAGAAGATCGGCATCATCGACGACATCGCCTACCAGACCAACCTGCTGGCGCTGAATGCCGCCATCGAGGCGGCGCGTGCCGGCGAGCACGGCAAGGGCTTCGCCGTCGTCGCCGCCGAGGTGAGGAAGCTGGCCGAGCGCAGCCAGGTCGCCGCGCAGGAGATCGGCGAGGTGGCCAAGGGCAGCGTCGCCCTGGCCGAGAAGGCCGGCAAGCTGCTCGACGAGATCGTGCCGTCGATTCGCAAGACCTCCGACCTGGTGCAGGAGATCACCGCCGCCTCCGAGGAACAGTCCGCCGGCGTCGGCCAGATCAACACCGCCATGAGCCAGCTCAACCAGACCACGCAGCAGAACGCCTCCGCCTCGGAGGAGCTGGCGGCCACCGCCGAGGAGATGAGCAGCCAGGCCGAGCAGCTGCAGCAGACAATGTCCTTCTTCAAGACGGGCAGTGCGCCGGCAGGCCGCGCCGTGGCGGCGCGCAAGGAGGGCAGCAAGCTGAAGACCAAGATCGCCCATATCAAGGACAGCGGCGCGCGCCTTGCTTCCAGCCTGGCCGAGCCGGTCCCCGGCGAAGCCGAGTTCGTCAAGTTCTAG
- a CDS encoding response regulator transcription factor: MIRILIADDHAIVRGGLKQIIATTTDIVAAGEATHGAEVIDKVRQADPDLLLLDMTMPGLSGVDLVRRVRGDKPDLPILVLSMHNEGQVVSRALRAGASGYVTKDSDPAILLSAIRKVAGGGRFIDPALVDAIVFEVGDSDKAPHECLSDREFQVLRRIVGGEAIGEIGASLNLSAKTISTHKMRLMQKLGVDNNADLIRYAIRHGLAQE; encoded by the coding sequence ATGATCCGGATACTGATTGCCGACGACCATGCCATCGTGCGCGGCGGCCTGAAGCAGATCATCGCGACCACGACGGACATCGTTGCGGCCGGCGAGGCCACCCACGGGGCGGAGGTGATCGACAAGGTCCGGCAGGCCGACCCCGACCTGCTGCTGCTGGACATGACGATGCCCGGCCTGAGCGGGGTCGACCTGGTGCGCCGGGTGCGCGGCGACAAGCCGGACCTGCCGATCCTGGTGCTGAGCATGCATAACGAAGGCCAGGTGGTGTCGCGGGCCTTGCGCGCCGGCGCCTCCGGCTACGTCACCAAGGACAGCGATCCGGCCATCCTCCTCTCCGCCATCCGCAAGGTGGCTGGCGGCGGCCGCTTCATCGACCCGGCCCTGGTCGACGCCATCGTCTTCGAGGTCGGCGACAGCGACAAGGCGCCGCACGAATGCCTCTCCGACCGCGAGTTCCAGGTGCTGCGGAGGATCGTCGGCGGCGAGGCCATCGGCGAGATCGGCGCCTCGCTCAACCTGAGCGCGAAGACCATCAGCACGCACAAGATGCGGCTGATGCAGAAGCTCGGCGTGGACAACAATGCCGACCTTATCCGCTATGCCATCCGGCACGGCCTGGCGCAGGAATAG